GATCTATCGGGAATGGTCATACACCATGATCGATCAACATACTGATCCACTGCTTGGTGCAACCTGCTCCTGGCCTGGTGAAGTGGAAGGCACACTGAGCGTATTGCGCTGGGAATCAGGTACACAAGGTTCACCTGCTCCCCTGATTCCAAAGGAGTCACCATGGTCACGTCACATCGAGAACAGCATCGAACCCAACATATCGGCTGGCTACGTGCATCAGTCTTAGGCGCAAATGATGGGATTGTCTCAACTGCCAGTCTGGTGGTTGGGATGGCCGCATCAAATGCATCCCATCAGTCGGTGGTCGTAGCCGGCATTGCTGGCTTGGTTGCAGGGGCAATGTCCATGGCCGCAGGCGAATATGTATCGGTCAGTTCCCAGGCAGATACGGAACGGGCGGACATTGACCGTGAGCGCATGGAACTCGCCGTGGATGCCCATGCCGAACGTGCGGAACTGGCAGCCATCTATGTTCGCCGTGGACTTGACGCATCCCTCGCTGAGCAAGTTGCCGAGCAATTGATGATGAAGGATGCGCTCGCGGCCCACGCCCGCGATGAACTTGGGATCTCTGAGACCATGCGTGCCCGTCCCATCCAAGCAGCGTTTGCGTCGGCGGCTGCCTTTGCCGTTGGCGCAATACTCCCGCTGATGACCGCCGTGCTTGCGGCTGAACCCTATCTCGTTGTTTTGGTGACGGGAACCTCACTCGTATTCCTCGTGCTGCTGGGGATCTTAGCTGCCTATACCGGTGGTTCGTCCATCATCGTCGGTGCCATGCGGGTAGTTTTTTGGGGGGCGCTTGCGATGGTA
This genomic interval from Herpetosiphon gulosus contains the following:
- a CDS encoding VIT family protein encodes the protein MVTSHREQHRTQHIGWLRASVLGANDGIVSTASLVVGMAASNASHQSVVVAGIAGLVAGAMSMAAGEYVSVSSQADTERADIDRERMELAVDAHAERAELAAIYVRRGLDASLAEQVAEQLMMKDALAAHARDELGISETMRARPIQAAFASAAAFAVGAILPLMTAVLAAEPYLVVLVTGTSLVFLVLLGILAAYTGGSSIIVGAMRVVFWGALAMVLTAVVGAIFGTAV